A stretch of Sulfurimonas xiamenensis DNA encodes these proteins:
- a CDS encoding recombinase — MESMLDSLVKNLKSSDLSIIEKLTYIIDFIRPADVNDIDNSIKKIHQIVNYLNNNTKTADDLSACVNRWLIKSRISTNISNLGILSRDGFLHELNKRFYNKFLPSPPKEGDFKYLFATLFYKNNDHIWVNAIENEIWIEFFSTILYNNEYSQTTKDYLFDELLYAVEILSIWIASEEFDENFIRIDSSLLNKDSAFIELHRSISSFITVIQKAKIDINSTELDFQHTKVILEQCHDQVSFLKKKSINKGISVALTYELERLEQIIQRVEDILELIKKFDTPEFYNSLIELFKESVQYNSKKNSIYDFYNQNIKILAKSITNNASEHGEHYITSDKNEYLKMFFSAAGAGIIIAIMALLKINIYQLDLSLFSQTFLSSLNYGLGFVLIHMLGFTIATKQPAMTASTFAKAIEKEQNNKANQLKLVELIFQVSRSQFAAVMGNVILALSVAFVISFFFFSNDFKILSVEEKMYYLEGIKSYSALFYAAIAGIWLFCSGLIAGYFDNRANYLNLKERYFYHPFFKKYLSPNLREKTAEYLYENHGAMAGNFFFGILLGITPFLGYLFNLPLEIRHVAFSTANLGYCSADFLLSLKDFFIAFVFVFMIGFVNLSVSFILALKISLKSRDAYFGSVFSFLKLLATESLKRPWELLFPIKKSEKTSS, encoded by the coding sequence ATGGAAAGTATGCTTGATTCTTTAGTTAAAAATTTAAAAAGCAGTGATTTGTCTATTATTGAAAAATTGACATATATTATTGATTTTATAAGACCTGCTGATGTAAATGATATTGATAACTCCATTAAAAAAATCCATCAAATTGTTAATTACTTAAATAATAACACTAAAACAGCTGATGATTTATCTGCTTGCGTAAACAGATGGCTGATAAAATCTAGAATTTCAACAAATATCTCAAACTTAGGCATTTTGTCCAGAGATGGATTTTTACATGAACTTAATAAGCGTTTTTATAATAAATTTCTGCCTTCGCCCCCAAAAGAAGGGGATTTTAAATACCTCTTTGCAACACTTTTTTACAAAAACAATGATCATATATGGGTCAATGCAATTGAAAATGAAATCTGGATAGAGTTTTTTTCCACAATTTTATATAATAATGAGTATTCTCAAACAACAAAAGATTATCTTTTTGACGAGCTTCTATATGCTGTCGAAATCTTATCTATCTGGATAGCTTCTGAAGAGTTTGATGAAAACTTTATCAGAATAGACAGCTCTTTGCTCAATAAAGATTCTGCATTTATAGAGCTCCATAGAAGTATAAGCAGCTTTATCACAGTGATTCAAAAAGCAAAAATAGATATTAATTCAACTGAACTAGATTTTCAACATACTAAAGTTATATTAGAACAGTGTCATGATCAAGTCTCATTTTTAAAGAAAAAATCAATAAACAAAGGTATTTCCGTAGCTTTAACTTATGAACTTGAGAGATTAGAACAGATAATCCAAAGAGTAGAAGATATTCTTGAGCTTATCAAAAAATTTGATACCCCTGAATTTTACAACTCTCTTATAGAATTATTTAAAGAATCAGTTCAATACAATAGTAAAAAAAACTCTATTTATGACTTTTATAATCAAAACATTAAAATACTTGCAAAAAGCATCACAAATAATGCCAGTGAACATGGAGAACACTATATAACAAGTGATAAAAATGAGTATCTTAAAATGTTTTTCTCTGCCGCCGGCGCAGGAATTATTATAGCTATTATGGCACTTTTAAAGATAAATATTTATCAGCTAGATCTCTCTCTGTTTTCTCAAACTTTTCTCTCAAGTTTAAATTATGGATTAGGATTTGTGCTTATTCATATGCTGGGTTTTACCATTGCAACAAAACAGCCCGCTATGACAGCTTCTACATTTGCAAAAGCTATCGAAAAAGAGCAAAACAACAAAGCCAACCAACTCAAACTCGTTGAACTTATTTTTCAAGTAAGCCGTTCCCAATTTGCAGCAGTTATGGGGAATGTTATACTGGCGCTTAGCGTTGCTTTTGTAATTAGTTTTTTCTTCTTTTCCAATGATTTTAAAATACTCTCAGTAGAAGAGAAAATGTACTATCTAGAAGGCATAAAATCTTACTCTGCCCTTTTTTATGCAGCCATAGCAGGAATTTGGCTTTTTTGTTCAGGACTTATTGCCGGATACTTTGACAATAGAGCAAACTATCTCAATCTTAAGGAGAGATATTTTTACCACCCTTTTTTTAAAAAATACCTTTCGCCAAATTTAAGAGAAAAAACAGCTGAGTATTTATATGAAAACCATGGAGCAATGGCAGGAAATTTTTTCTTTGGTATTCTTTTAGGCATTACTCCGTTTTTAGGATATCTTTTCAATCTTCCTTTAGAGATAAGACATGTTGCTTTCTCTACTGCAAATCTTGGATACTGTAGTGCAGATTTTCTACTCTCTTTAAAAGACTTTTTTATTGCTTTTGTTTTTGTTTTTATGATAGGTTTTGTAAATCTTAGTGTCAGTTTTATTTTAGCGCTCAAAATATCTTTAAAATCAAGAGACGCCTATTTTGGAAGCGTTTTTTCATTTTTAAAACTCTTAGCAACTGAGTCTCTTAAACGACCTTGGGAATTACTTTTTCCTATAAAA